In Ochotona princeps isolate mOchPri1 chromosome 33, mOchPri1.hap1, whole genome shotgun sequence, one DNA window encodes the following:
- the SAFB2 gene encoding scaffold attachment factor B2 isoform X1 yields the protein MAETLTEPGDPGCGTAAAAAVSESGTTTRRLSELRVIELRAELRKRNLDTGGNKSALMERLKKAVKEEGQDPDDMGLELEGASRKTPKRCCLKGQKTEEGGPEDNGLEEDSRDGQEDTDAGLEAWQNMEMVDISVLDEAEAGSGSTADWGEAAGGSLLTPFCDSKDFGATQLRPLAAQLAQHAVDEEAFEDTLDASALHLRVSLDMEHALLEPENEKILDILGETCKSEPVKEEGSELEQPFAQETSSVGPDRKLAEEEDLFDSAHAHAHPEEEEEALEEEEEEEGDLDLASESTRAQWSEAEPRLAAGREPVEQTGGGGARTDCEPVGLAKPVGQSSAAAAEPAEPSSQEVAEAPTEAPSPEPRDSKEDVKKFAFEACNEVPPAPNESSTSEGADQNMSSLKEEKDIKPVIKEEKGRGGSGGGGSSSSGRNLWVSGLSSTTRATDLKNLFSKYGKVVGAKVVTNARSPGARCYGFVTMSTSDEATKCISHLHRTELHGRMISVEKAKNEPAGKKLSDRKDCEVKKEKVSSADRHHSVEIKVEKTATKKEEKIERKDEKKPEDGKKEKEQDELRAGPAERSRGAESGSRGPERTVVMDKSKGEPVISVKTTSRSKDRNSQSQDRKSESNEKRDILSFDKIKEQRERERQRQREREIRETERRREREQRERELRLEAFHERKEKARLQRERLQLECQRQRLERERMERERLERERMRVERERRKEQERIHREREELRRQQEQLRYEQERRPAGRRPYDLDGRREDPYWLESKRMALEDRYRADFPRPDHRFHDFDHRDRGQYPEHVAARRESSRPGLGERDGQHYPDERHGHGGAPERHGRDSRDGWGGYSSDKRMSEGRGPPPPPRGGRDWGEHHQRMPEPPARAWQGAGDEGVAVREHARWPGAERGLAGPSGPAHAASRGGVAGRGGFAQGGHSQGHVVPGAGLEGGGVAGQDRGSRVPHPHPHPHPHPYPHFTRRY from the exons ATGGCGGAGACGCTGACGGAGCCGGGCGATCCCGGGTGTGGcacggccgccgccgccgccgtgtCGGAGAGCGGGACGACGACGCGGCGGCTGAGCGAACTGCGGGTGATCGAGCTGCGAGCGGAGCTGAGGAAGCGGAACCTGGACACGGGCGGCAACAAGAGCGCCCTCATGGAGCGCCTCAAGAAG GCGGTGAAGGAGGAGGGGCAAGATCCAGACGACATGGGCCTGGAGCTGGAGGGCGCCAGCAGGAAGACCCCCAAGAGATGCTGCCTTAAAG GGCAGAAGACCGAGGAGGGAGGCCCTGAAGACAATGGCCTGGAGGAAGACTCCCGAGATGGGCAG GAGGACACGGACGCGGGCCTAGAGGCCTGGCAGAACATGGAGATGGTGGACATTAGCGTGTTGGATGAGGCCGAGGCGGGGAGTGGCAGCACTGCGGACTGGGGGGAGGCCGCTGGCGGCAGCCTCCTCACCCCCTTCTGTGACAGTAAAGACTTTGGGGCCACACAGCTGAGACCCCTTGCAGCCCAGCTCGCGCAGCACGCT GTGGATGAGGAAGCCTTCGAGGACACGTTGGATGCGTCGGCCTTGCACCTCCGCGTGAGTCTG gacATGGAGCACGCCCTGTTGGAGCCAG aaaatgagaaaatactcGACATTTTGGGGGAAACTTGTAAATCTGAGCCAGTAAAAGAAGAAGGTTCCGAGCTGGAGCAGCCATTTGCACAGGAAACAAGTAGCGTGGGGCCAGACAGGAAGCTTGCGGAGGAAGAGGACCTTTTTGACAGCGCTCATGCTCATGCTCatccggaggaggaggaggaggcattggaggaggaggaggaggaagagggagatttAGATTTGGCCAGCGAGTCAACACGAGCTCAGTGGAGCGAGGCAGAGCCCCGGTTAGCCGCGGGGAGGGAGCCCGTGGAGCAGACAGGCGGAGGAGGCGCCAGGACGGACTGTGAGCCTGTAGGGCTAGCGAAGCCAGTTGGGCAGAGTAGCGCGGCGGCCGCCGAGCCCGCGGAGCCCTCTAGCCAGGAGGTCGCGGAGGCGCCCACGGAAGCCccaagcccagagcccagagatAGCAAAGAAGACGTGAAGAAGTTTGCTTTTGAAGCTTGTAATGAAGTCCCTCCGGCTCCTAACGAGTCCTCAACCAGTGAGGGCGCTGATCAGAACATGAG TTctttgaaagaagagaaagacataAAGCCAGTCATTAAGGAAGAAAAAG GCCgcggtggcagtggtggtggcggcagcagcagctcaggaAGGAACCTGTGGGTCAGTGGCCTGTCCTCCACCACACGTGCCACAGACCTCAAGAACCTCTTCAGCAAGTACGGCAAG GTGGTCGGAGCCAAAGTGGTCACGAACGCACGCAGTCCCGGGGCCCGCTGCTACGGCTTCGTCACGATGTCCACGTCTGACGAGGCCACCAAGTGCATCAGCCACCTGCACAGAACCGAGCTGCACGGCAGGATGATCTCCGTGGAAAAG GCCAAAAACGAACCTGCTGGGAAAAAGCTGTCCGACAGAAAGGACTGCGAGGTGAAGAAGGAGAAGGTGTCCAGCGCCGACAGACACCATTCTGTGGAGATCAAAGTAGAAAA GACCGCCaccaagaaggaagagaagatcGAGAGGAAAGATGAGAAGAAGCCGGAAGACGgcaagaaggagaaagagcaggACGAGCTGAGAGCAGGGCCTGCGGAGCGGTCCCGGGGTGCCGAGTCAG gaagcagaggcccGGAGCGGACGGTGGTGATGGACAAGTCCAAAGGCGAGCCCGTCATCAGCGTGAAGACCACCAGCAGGTCCAAGGACAGG AACTCCCAGAGCCAGGATCGCAAGTCTGAGAGCAACGAGAAGCGGGACATCCTGTCCTTTGACAAAATCAAAGAGCAGCGGGAGCGGGAGCGCCAGCGGCAGCGGGAGCGGGAGATCCGGGAGACGGAGCGGCGCCG GGAGCGCGAGCAGCGGGAACGTGAGCTGCGCCTGGAGGCCTTCCATGAGCGCAAGGAGAAGGCCCGGCTGCAGCGGGAACGCCTGCAGCTCGAGTGCCAGCGGCAGCGGCTGGAGCGGGAGCGCATGGAGCGGGAGCGGCTGGAGCGCGAGCGCATGCGTGTGGAGCGCGAGCGCCGGAAGGAGCAGGAGCGCATCCACCGGGAGCGGGAGGAGCTGCGgcggcagcaggagcagctgcgCTACGAGCAGGAGCGACGGCCGGCCGGGCGGCGGCCCTACGACCTGGACGGCAG GCGAGAGGACCCGTACTGGCTGGAGAGCAAGCGCATGGCGCTGGAGGATCGGTACCGCGCCGACTTCCCCCGGCCCGACCACCGCTTCCACGACTTTGACCATCGGGACCGGGGCCAGTACCCGGAGCACGTGGCCGCCAG GAGGGAAagctccaggcctgggctgggcgaGCGCGACGGGCAG caCTACCCGGATGAGCGCCATGGCCACGGAGGGGCCCCGGAGCGCCACGGCCGTGACTCCCGTGACGGCTGGGGGGGCTACAGCTCTGACAAGAGGATGAGCGAAGGCCGGGGGCCACCGCCGCCCCCCAG GGGCGGCCGGGACTGGGGAGAGCACCACCAGCGAATGCCAGAACCTCCCGCTCGTGCGTGGCAGGGCGCTGGGGACGAGGGCGTGGCTGTGCGGGAACACGCCAGGTGGCCAG GAGCTGAGAGAGGCCTGGCGGGGCCCTCGGGGCCGGCACACGCAGCAAGTCGTGGCGGCGTGGCGGG GCGAGGCGGCTTCGCACAAGGCGGACATTCCCAGGGCCATGTGGtaccaggggctgggctggaaggTGGCGGAGTGGCCGGCCAGGACCGGGGCAGCCGAGTCCCGCATCCCCACCCGCATCCCCACCCTCACCCGTACCCCCACTTCACCCGCCGCTACTAA
- the SAFB2 gene encoding scaffold attachment factor B2 isoform X2, producing the protein MSTSDEATKCISHLHRTELHGRMISVEKAKNEPAGKKLSDRKDCEVKKEKVSSADRHHSVEIKVEKTATKKEEKIERKDEKKPEDGKKEKEQDELRAGPAERSRGAESGSRGPERTVVMDKSKGEPVISVKTTSRSKDRNSQSQDRKSESNEKRDILSFDKIKEQRERERQRQREREIRETERRREREQRERELRLEAFHERKEKARLQRERLQLECQRQRLERERMERERLERERMRVERERRKEQERIHREREELRRQQEQLRYEQERRPAGRRPYDLDGRREDPYWLESKRMALEDRYRADFPRPDHRFHDFDHRDRGQYPEHVAARRESSRPGLGERDGQHYPDERHGHGGAPERHGRDSRDGWGGYSSDKRMSEGRGPPPPPRGGRDWGEHHQRMPEPPARAWQGAGDEGVAVREHARWPGAERGLAGPSGPAHAASRGGVAGRGGFAQGGHSQGHVVPGAGLEGGGVAGQDRGSRVPHPHPHPHPHPYPHFTRRY; encoded by the exons ATGTCCACGTCTGACGAGGCCACCAAGTGCATCAGCCACCTGCACAGAACCGAGCTGCACGGCAGGATGATCTCCGTGGAAAAG GCCAAAAACGAACCTGCTGGGAAAAAGCTGTCCGACAGAAAGGACTGCGAGGTGAAGAAGGAGAAGGTGTCCAGCGCCGACAGACACCATTCTGTGGAGATCAAAGTAGAAAA GACCGCCaccaagaaggaagagaagatcGAGAGGAAAGATGAGAAGAAGCCGGAAGACGgcaagaaggagaaagagcaggACGAGCTGAGAGCAGGGCCTGCGGAGCGGTCCCGGGGTGCCGAGTCAG gaagcagaggcccGGAGCGGACGGTGGTGATGGACAAGTCCAAAGGCGAGCCCGTCATCAGCGTGAAGACCACCAGCAGGTCCAAGGACAGG AACTCCCAGAGCCAGGATCGCAAGTCTGAGAGCAACGAGAAGCGGGACATCCTGTCCTTTGACAAAATCAAAGAGCAGCGGGAGCGGGAGCGCCAGCGGCAGCGGGAGCGGGAGATCCGGGAGACGGAGCGGCGCCG GGAGCGCGAGCAGCGGGAACGTGAGCTGCGCCTGGAGGCCTTCCATGAGCGCAAGGAGAAGGCCCGGCTGCAGCGGGAACGCCTGCAGCTCGAGTGCCAGCGGCAGCGGCTGGAGCGGGAGCGCATGGAGCGGGAGCGGCTGGAGCGCGAGCGCATGCGTGTGGAGCGCGAGCGCCGGAAGGAGCAGGAGCGCATCCACCGGGAGCGGGAGGAGCTGCGgcggcagcaggagcagctgcgCTACGAGCAGGAGCGACGGCCGGCCGGGCGGCGGCCCTACGACCTGGACGGCAG GCGAGAGGACCCGTACTGGCTGGAGAGCAAGCGCATGGCGCTGGAGGATCGGTACCGCGCCGACTTCCCCCGGCCCGACCACCGCTTCCACGACTTTGACCATCGGGACCGGGGCCAGTACCCGGAGCACGTGGCCGCCAG GAGGGAAagctccaggcctgggctgggcgaGCGCGACGGGCAG caCTACCCGGATGAGCGCCATGGCCACGGAGGGGCCCCGGAGCGCCACGGCCGTGACTCCCGTGACGGCTGGGGGGGCTACAGCTCTGACAAGAGGATGAGCGAAGGCCGGGGGCCACCGCCGCCCCCCAG GGGCGGCCGGGACTGGGGAGAGCACCACCAGCGAATGCCAGAACCTCCCGCTCGTGCGTGGCAGGGCGCTGGGGACGAGGGCGTGGCTGTGCGGGAACACGCCAGGTGGCCAG GAGCTGAGAGAGGCCTGGCGGGGCCCTCGGGGCCGGCACACGCAGCAAGTCGTGGCGGCGTGGCGGG GCGAGGCGGCTTCGCACAAGGCGGACATTCCCAGGGCCATGTGGtaccaggggctgggctggaaggTGGCGGAGTGGCCGGCCAGGACCGGGGCAGCCGAGTCCCGCATCCCCACCCGCATCCCCACCCTCACCCGTACCCCCACTTCACCCGCCGCTACTAA